The following nucleotide sequence is from Candidatus Obscuribacterales bacterium.
ATCACCAAAGCCAACGGTGGAAAAGGTGACAAAGGCAAAATAGATGGCGACAAAGCCTGGATCGAGTCCAGAAAAATGGCTTGCATCTTGGCGCACCAGTTCGCTGTACAGACTGGAAAAGCCAAGGATAATAGTAGAAAAGCCGATGGATAAGAGCCCTAGAACCACGGGTAGGCGATTGATGGCGGGGATGAAGGTGTAGTCTCGCACCCGCATGGTTCCCTGAAGACGCTCGACTTCTTGCTCTTGCCCAGCTCCGAGAAACACTTCCAGTACAAGTAAGATAACTAACCCTAAACCACTGCTGATGGAGATGCCGGAGAGCCATAGTCCTAGGGCATGGCTGGGGGAATTCATCTGAATAGCTTGTAGGGTATTGCGTCCACAGAGAATCAACAGTACCAGGGCGATCGCTCCCATGACCTGGCGCAGGGCAGTGAGTCTACCATAGCGGGAGGTGACTTGGGTGTGAATGATGGGCGCGTCGGCAGCAGCAGCGATCGCTCCCGTGGCTTGCAAATGCTGGATGATCACCTGAGCGATCGCATCACTGAGGGCGGGTTCTCGCAGCAACTCGCGGATGGTCTCGGAGACTTGGGTGAGCGGGGCAGGCTGGTCGGGCTGAGCAGAAGGTGGCGGATTCATAGGCGACCGATCGTCTCGTGTACTGTTCGTATGGTGCCATGAAAGTACAGTAAGCAGAGGATTTGGGGGCGATCGCTGACCGTGGGCTCTATCAATTGCTCCATGGGTAAGATTTCTATCCATCTAAGGCACAGGTCTATGAGAGGATAGCCTGGGTAGGGCACGCCCATACCCCGCCCGTTGTTTTGGACTCGCCATGGTTTCTGCTAATCCATTTCTCAATTTAGACTACGAGCCAGCCCTAGAAGCGATCGGTGATGATTACTATGACGTGGTCATCGCTGCAGATTTTCCTCAGCAGATCCTGCGTTTTCGTAACGATGCCCTGCTACCCCGATTAGGACTGTCGCCTGAGTCAGTGACCGATGGCGATTTTATCGAAGCCTTTGCAGCCTTTAAGGGACGGGAACCGCTGCTGGCCCTGCGCTACCATGGCTATCAGTTTGGGGAATATAATCCCTTTTTGGGTGATGGTCGCGGCTTCTTGTATGGTCAGGTGCGGGGCACGGATGGCGATCTCTACGATCTGGGTACCAAGGGATCGGGGACAACGCCCTACTCGCGGGGTGGTGATGGGCGTCTGACCCTGAAGGGCGGCGTGCGGGAGGTGTTGGCGGCGGAAATGCTGCATGTGTTGGGGGTTAACACCTCTCGCTGTTTAAGTTTGGTGGAAACCGGCGACTCGCTATGGCGAGGCGATGAACCGTCCCCCACCCGCGCTTCGGTGATGGTGCGCTTCAGCCGTTCCCATATTCGCTTTGGTACCTTCGAGCGTCTGGACTATATTCA
It contains:
- a CDS encoding potassium channel family protein, with protein sequence MNPPPSAQPDQPAPLTQVSETIRELLREPALSDAIAQVIIQHLQATGAIAAAADAPIIHTQVTSRYGRLTALRQVMGAIALVLLILCGRNTLQAIQMNSPSHALGLWLSGISISSGLGLVILLVLEVFLGAGQEQEVERLQGTMRVRDYTFIPAINRLPVVLGLLSIGFSTIILGFSSLYSELVRQDASHFSGLDPGFVAIYFAFVTFSTVGFGDIHAISFIARAAVTSEIAIAMFFSLVVLSTTLSWITAYERQQHEEFIKQRVQGLQVPASVLPDNSGSSRQ